TTGTCCGAGCAAGAGTTGCTGGCGCATTTAAAAGCCCTCTCCAAAAAAAATAAAACAGTAGATCATGCCACCTCTTTTTTGGGAGCTGGCGCCTATCATCATTATATTCCAGTTGCCGTTTCCTCTTTAATGGGGCGGGGGGAATTTTTAACGGGCTACACCCCTTATCAGCCCGAGCTTTCCCAGGGTACGCTTCAAGCCATCTTTGAGTTTCAAACCATGGTGGCTTCCTTGTTGGGGATGGACATTGCCAATGCCTCTACCTATGATGGATCCACCTCGCTGGCCGAAGCCGTGCTGATGGCACTGCGCCTGAAGTCTAAAAAACAAAAGGTTTTACTCGCACGAAATCTGCATCCCGAATATCGGAAAGTAGTGCAAACCGTGCTGCACAACATGGGTACGCCCATTGAAGAAGTAAATTTTTCAGCCGATGGAAGAATTGATCTGGCGGACCTTCAGAAGAAATTAACTCCTGAGGTCGCTGTTTTTTGCGCAGGTTATCCCAATTATTTTGGGGTGATCGAAGACTTAGCAGGGCTGGCAAAAATCATCCACGCCAACGATTCTCTTTTTGTAACGGCCACCCAGGAAGCCTTGTCTCTGGCTTTGCTGAAGTCACCCGGTTCATGCGCTGCGGATATCGCTGTGGCAGAAGGCCAATCGTTCGGAAATTTTCTAAATAATGGTGGGCCTTATGTGGGGCTCTTTGCTTGCAAGCAGTCCGATGTTCGTCAAATGCCCGGCCGCATTGTCGGTCAAACTTTAGATGCCCAGGGGAAGCGCGGTTTTGTGCTCACCCTCAGTACTCGTGAGCAACACATCCGCCGTGAAAAAGCGACTTCGAATATCTGCACGAATCAATCTTTATGCGCGCTGGGAGCTTCCATTTATCTGGCTCTCCTGGGGCCTGTCGGGCTGAAAAAATTGGCGGAAATGAATGTGTCTAGGCTCCAATTTGCCAAAAGAACCTTGTCCAATGTTTCTGGTGTAGAGCTTGTTTTGAATGGCCCTGCCTTTAATGAATTTGTGATCAAGCTCTCAAAACCTGTAGAGCAGGTATTAAAGCATTGCCTGCAGCAGGAAATTTTTGCGGGAGTGTCCCTGAAAAAAGATTATCCAGAACTGGGTGAGGCTCTGCTGCTTTGTGTGACGGAGATGAATAGTCGTGCAGACATTGAACGTTTTGCTCAGGTATTGAAGAAGGTGAATTAATGATGTCCCAACAATTTCCCGCTAAACAAGGGCTCCTCTTTAACGAAGTTCTTCTTTTCGAAAAAACATCTCCCGGTCGCATGGGTTATTCGCTACCTGAAAATGATGTGACAGAAAAAGTGGATTTAGCTTCCGAGCTTTTGCGCGAAGATGTTCCGCTGCTGCCCGAGTTGTCTGAGCTGGATGTCGTGCGTCATTATACACGCTTGTCTCAGTGGAATTATTCTATCGATACCGGTTTTTACCCCCTGGGTTCTTGCACGATGAA
This genomic stretch from Deltaproteobacteria bacterium harbors:
- the gcvPA gene encoding aminomethyl-transferring glycine dehydrogenase subunit GcvPA, whose protein sequence is MRYLPQTEIEIQKMCETIGVENPSDLFFQSIPQKLRFQGKLGIPAALSEQELLAHLKALSKKNKTVDHATSFLGAGAYHHYIPVAVSSLMGRGEFLTGYTPYQPELSQGTLQAIFEFQTMVASLLGMDIANASTYDGSTSLAEAVLMALRLKSKKQKVLLARNLHPEYRKVVQTVLHNMGTPIEEVNFSADGRIDLADLQKKLTPEVAVFCAGYPNYFGVIEDLAGLAKIIHANDSLFVTATQEALSLALLKSPGSCAADIAVAEGQSFGNFLNNGGPYVGLFACKQSDVRQMPGRIVGQTLDAQGKRGFVLTLSTREQHIRREKATSNICTNQSLCALGASIYLALLGPVGLKKLAEMNVSRLQFAKRTLSNVSGVELVLNGPAFNEFVIKLSKPVEQVLKHCLQQEIFAGVSLKKDYPELGEALLLCVTEMNSRADIERFAQVLKKVN